The following are encoded together in the Oceanobacillus zhaokaii genome:
- a CDS encoding catechol 2,3-dioxygenase: MGKEQIFDVAQLAHVEILTPDPDKTLWFFKELLGMSETKREGQSVYLRAYEDFYHHSLKVTEGKQAGLGHVGWRASSKPALERRVEALMKSGYGKGWIDGDYGHGDAYQFITPDGHNMEILWDVEYYQAPEGQTTKLKNRPQKRPLNGVPVRRLDHVNLLANDPTSNKQFMMDELGFRLREHLVNKDGTDGAAWLSVSPLVHELAFLGDAMGGKGRLHHVCYWYGYPQHLNDLSDLCVENGIQIEAGPGKHGISQANFLYVIEPGGNRVELFGDAGYLIFDPDWKPVAWTEEEVEKAIIWYGAPLPAEYFRYGTPQIKEPAILG; this comes from the coding sequence ATGGGAAAAGAGCAAATTTTTGATGTTGCACAATTAGCACATGTGGAGATTCTTACACCAGATCCTGATAAGACTTTATGGTTTTTCAAAGAGTTATTAGGGATGAGCGAAACGAAAAGAGAAGGGCAATCTGTATACTTACGTGCGTATGAGGATTTTTATCACCATAGTCTGAAAGTGACAGAAGGAAAACAAGCAGGCTTAGGGCATGTTGGCTGGAGGGCGAGCTCGAAACCAGCGCTGGAACGTCGTGTGGAGGCCTTAATGAAATCGGGATATGGCAAAGGATGGATTGATGGAGATTATGGTCATGGTGATGCATACCAATTCATCACCCCAGATGGACATAATATGGAGATTCTTTGGGATGTGGAGTATTATCAGGCACCTGAAGGACAAACGACAAAATTAAAAAACCGTCCACAAAAGCGCCCATTAAATGGAGTTCCAGTACGTAGGTTGGATCACGTCAATTTACTTGCTAACGACCCAACGTCGAACAAGCAATTCATGATGGATGAACTGGGTTTTCGTTTACGTGAGCATTTAGTAAATAAAGACGGGACAGATGGTGCTGCATGGTTGAGTGTAAGTCCACTAGTACATGAGCTTGCATTTCTGGGAGATGCAATGGGCGGTAAGGGGAGATTACACCATGTTTGCTATTGGTATGGCTATCCGCAACATTTAAATGATCTTTCCGATCTATGTGTAGAAAATGGCATTCAAATCGAAGCAGGACCTGGAAAACACGGTATCAGTCAAGCAAATTTCCTTTATGTAATAGAGCCTGGGGGAAATCGTGTTGAATTATTTGGCGATGCAGGATACTTAATCTTTGACCCAGACTGGAAGCCTGTAGCATGGACGGAAGAAGAAGTGGAAAAAGCAATCATTTGGTATGGCGCTCCACTTCCAGCAGAATACTTTAGGTATGGAACACCGCAAATAAAAGAGCCCGCTATTTTAGGTTAA
- a CDS encoding phosphate/phosphonate ABC transporter permease: MELGRTNGVPYIKRTKDGRINIKSGNKIDLVIKWTIIILSILTVMAFFFFNYTGLQLERAIPETAHNLRAMFLEPALNHFSLGEAVYQVGITVGLGVLATVIGAVIALFLALMAAENLSKPWISKSVRAVVAIIRAVPTVLWVLIFAIAAGLGSEAAVLGMLFHSIAYLVKAFSEAFEEVDAGILEALRATGANWWHVVTHGVLPSTFTYLLSWVFLRFEINFGVAVAMGAAAGAGGIGFELFMASGFYFDLREVGFITYAILIIAVLLEIISTRLKSRYFPASTNN, translated from the coding sequence ATGGAATTGGGAAGAACAAATGGTGTGCCATATATCAAACGGACGAAGGATGGTCGGATCAATATTAAATCGGGCAATAAAATTGATCTTGTTATCAAATGGACGATAATCATCCTTTCGATATTAACCGTGATGGCATTTTTCTTTTTTAATTATACTGGTTTACAATTGGAACGAGCGATTCCGGAAACAGCCCATAATCTGCGTGCGATGTTCCTAGAACCAGCCTTAAATCACTTTAGCTTGGGAGAAGCAGTTTACCAAGTAGGAATCACGGTTGGATTAGGTGTGTTAGCAACAGTTATTGGTGCAGTAATCGCGCTTTTCTTAGCGCTTATGGCAGCGGAAAACCTATCAAAACCATGGATTTCGAAATCTGTTCGTGCGGTTGTTGCCATCATTCGTGCAGTTCCTACCGTATTATGGGTGTTAATTTTTGCGATTGCTGCGGGTCTTGGTAGTGAAGCAGCCGTGCTAGGGATGTTATTTCACTCGATCGCTTATTTAGTGAAGGCATTCTCGGAGGCATTTGAAGAAGTTGACGCGGGAATCCTTGAAGCGCTTCGAGCAACAGGCGCAAACTGGTGGCATGTAGTAACACATGGCGTATTGCCATCAACGTTTACCTACCTTCTATCATGGGTCTTCTTACGCTTCGAGATTAACTTCGGTGTAGCTGTAGCGATGGGAGCAGCTGCAGGAGCAGGTGGAATTGGCTTTGAGTTATTCATGGCATCAGGATTCTATTTTGATTTACGTGAAGTTGGCTTCATCACCTATGCAATTCTAATTATCGCGGTTTTATTGGAAATTATTTCAACACGTTTGAAGAGTCGTTACTTCCCAGCTTCAACGAATAATTAA